The genomic window GATAACTACTATTCATTATTTGGATTCCAAGCTAATAAGCTGATCATGATCATTGTTTCGCTATCGACAGCAATGGCAGTTACTGCGGTGCCAATCTTATCAGGGTTGTTTGCTAAGGGCGATAAACATGATATCGAAAAACAAATTGCAAATACGATCGAATTGTTCTTCTTTATCATGATTCCTTCAGCATTAGGGATGTACGCCGTAGCACAACCACTGTGGACGACTTTCTATCGCTATGATGCCTTAGGTATCTCAATGCTGCAGTTCTCGTCGATCATGTCGATTTTGTTGGGATTGTTCACAGTTCTATCTGCTGTTCTCCAAGCCTTGTATCGCAATAGACTTGCAATCAGATACTTGGTGATTGGATTCATCGTTAAAGTTCTGATTCAAGTTCCAATGATCGGTATGTTCCATGAATACGGTCCGTTAGTTGCGACAAGTATCAGTATGGCAGTGATCTGCTGGTTGATGCTTAGAAAACTTTATGAGATCTATCCATTTAATATTGAACGAACAGAAAATCGCATCAGTGGAATCATCATTTTTTCAGTGGCGATGTTCATCGTTGTAGCAATTATTAATTGGATTGTTTTCCGATTTGTCGGAAATTCAGACAGAATCGTTAGTTTATTCGTCCTGATCATCGAAGCAATCATCGGTGCTGGAGTCTTCGGTTACTTAGTCTTAAAGACTAAGTTGGCTGATAAGATCCTTGGTTCCAGAGTTGCTCGAATCAGACGGTTAGTAAAAATTAAATAATACAAAAAAGAGAGTGCGACAGAACATGTTCAGCTCCCGAGCATTAATGTAGAAGAGGCCCTAATTCGTATTTTGAATTAGGGCCTCTTTGAAATTAAGCGGAAGGAGCTATGTTTTGTTGCACGTTTATGCCGCATGGGAGTACAAAATAGCAGTTATGTCACAGCTTATTTTACTTTGTTGCGATTTTTTGCATTGTTTTTGGTAATTCCTGAATTAGTTGTTCAGGTAGAATGACGTAATTTTTCTTGAACAATTTATCAGCCACATAGCTGTGTAGGAATAGGGCAGCTTCAACTGTATCTTGTGAGAAATCGAATTGGCCGACAAAGGCTGCAATGATCCCAGTTAAGGTATCGCCCATGCCACCAGTGGCCATCCCAGCATTTCCAGCTGTGATTTGACTGATGCTGCCTTCATAATAAATTTCTGATAAATGTTTTTTAATGATCAGAAGTGCATTGGGTGCAAGTGAATGCAACATCCGTTGATTGTTTTCGGGTGTTTGATCTTTGATAGTTAGATCAGACAGACGGTTCCATTCTCCTTGGTGGGGAGTTAGGACAACATTGGCAGATATCTTTGAGATATCGATATTTTGTTCAGCAATTAAAGTTAATGCAGAGGCATCAAAAATGATGGTCTGACTTTGATTGGTATGATCGATGACTAATTGGACCAATGAATTTGCAGTCGAAGAGGTACCAAGACCAGGACCAATCACAATCACATCTGACTGCTTGATCGAATCTAGCGTGTCCATTAAATTACTGTAATCAATTGTCATAGCTTCGGGTAGTCGAGAATTGATGGCAGCAAATTTTTCTGGAACTGTGGCTACAGTGACTAGTCCCGCACCAGCGTACACAGCTGCACTGGCGGACATAATAGCTGCTCCGCCAAAATGAGTTGAACCGGCAATAATCAAAATTTTTCCAAAATTACCTTTGTATGAGATAGGGTCACGTGGTTTGATAACTTGTGTTAAGATTGATTTATCAATTTTTTGCATTACATATCCTCATTTTTATGGTATCGTTTTAAGGTAAGCATAACACATTATTGCTTTGCTGCTGTGGCGGAATTGGCAGACGCGCAGCGTTCAGGTCGCTGTATGGGTTTCCATGTGCAAGTTCGACTCTTGTCAGCAGCACTAAATCAAAGAGTTTCTCAAGTCATTGATTGGCTTAAGGAACTCTTTTTTACTTCTTTTTAAGATTTTTAACTAATATTTTGGCGACTGCCTTTGGTGAAAAAGGATTTTGACCGGTAATAAATTGCCCATCTTGGATAGCATATTCTGAGTAAGCCCGCTTTTTTTCAAAAATTGCTCCATGCTCTTTAGCAATATTTTCGTTTAAAAATGGTACACGATTTCTCTTGCCACTTAAAATTTCTTCGCTGTTTGTAAAACCGGTAATGTGTTTACCTTTGATCATCCACTCGTCATTCCAATCCTTCATGTACAAAAGAGCGGAAATTCCGTGGCAAACTGAAGTCAAATAGCCCTCATTATTGAAAATATCTAAACTTATTTTATGAAGGATTTCATTATGAGGGAAGTCCCACATGACACCGTGTCCGCCAGTAAAATAAATCGCACAATAGTTCGCTGATTTGATTTCATTTGCCTTCATTGATCTGGCCAAAGCAAAGGTCCTGAAGTCTTCAGAATTATACATTTCTAAATCCTCTGTAGACGCGTATTTAATGCTACGTGGGTCGATTGGAACATATCCACCATTTGGGCTGACGTAATCGACATCGAAACCAGCTTTATTGACCTCGCGGACAAATTCAGTTGCTTCGCCAAGCCAAAGTCCAGTGGCCTCTTTTCGTTTGCCATACTGTGCATAGTTAGTTAAAACTACTAATATTTTTTTCATAAGTGTCTCCCCGTATAAATCTATTTATATTTTAAACGAGTCAAAACCTTATGTAAAAAATATCTTTATTCATTAAATTGATTTTTTTGCCAAACCATTTGAATCTCTGGTTCTCCAGTATTACTGTCGATTCCATCTGATGATTTGGTAAATCCCTGAGCTAGATAGAATTCAATTGCCGATTGGTTTTTTCCATAAACCGACAAATTTAGTACTGAATGAGTGGCTTTTGCATGTTCGATCAGAGATTTACCAAATCCTTGATGCAGGTGATTGCTTTCAACAAAGATTCCTTCGATGTAATTTTTATCCAATCCCATGAATCCCACGATATTATCATTATCGTAGGCAGTGATTATGTCAGCTTCAGCTAATTGCTGCAAGACCATCGGATAATTTTTTTCCCAATAAGATCTTGGAATAAAATCATGGGCTTCAATGTTGCTAGTTAGCCAAATATTGGAAATACGATTTAATTCGGCACTAGTTGGTTTAGTTAATTGTTTGATCATATTGATCCCTCCAAATTAAGTATAGAGTTTCAATATTGGAATATACAGTTTGACGACACAAAAAAAGTTCTCTTTTGGCGAAGAGAACTATAGACGCATAGGGGGGATTCATATTAATTCCGTAATGTGAGGGAGAAACATTCTCAATGAAACTTTGGGTAATGTAGGGGGTTACCCGCTAAACCGGCGTGGCTTCCGGTTCCATTTCTTGAGAACACATTTATAATAACGCGAAAGACATGGTATATAATTTTATCTTTAAACAAAAATATTTATAGAAACTGACTTATATTTAAAACATGCCATTAAATCAGCGTTGAATTTAATCAATAAAAAATCAACAATCGCTGAATGCAATTGTTGATTATTAATTATCTATTTATCGGAAACAATATCGTCGATATTTAATCCCATGGCTTTAGCGACACCTGTTCCGTAATCTTTATCAGCACCGTACATTTGAGTAATCTCAAGTTTGGTGATTTCATCGCTATTTGCAGCAGTTAAACCGCTGGCAACATTTCCAATCAAACGTTCTTTTTCATCGTCAGAAAATAGTCGATATAAATCTCCAGCTTGGGTCGTATTATCAACTTTATAAGAGTATGGCTGATTGCCGATAATTCCCTCAGCTTGGACAGGTGCTACGGAAGCTGTGTGATCTTCTTTTGGACCGTCAAAACTATTTGGTTCATAATTTCCTTCTGATCCTTGGTTGTCAGCTTTCATGTAGCCATCACGCTCGTAATTGTGGACTTCGTTCAATGGACGGTTGACAGGTAAGTCTTCAAAGTTAACGCCTAGACGATATCTTTGCGTATCTTTATATGAGAACAAACGACCTTGCAATAGTTTATCTGGTGATGGTTCGATCCCAGGGACAAAGTTAGCAGGTGAAAAAGCAGCCTCTTCAATATCAGTAAAGTTGTTAGTTGGGTTTTCATTTAAGGTCAATTTACCAACTTTGATCAGTGGGTAGTCTTTGTGAGAAACAACTTTGGTTACATCGAAGATATCCCATTTATAAGTTAAACCTTCGGCATATGGCAAAATTTGAACGTACATTGTCCATGAAGGATAGTTCTTTTGTTCGATTGCATCAAAGAGATCGTTTTGTAAAAAGTCGGTGTCTTCTGAACTCATTTGTGCAGCAGCCTCATTAGACATGTTTTTGACTCCTTGATCGGAGATCAAATGGTATTTGATCCAGAATTGCTCGCCGTCTTTGTTGACCCATTTAAAAGTATGAGAGCCGTAACCGTTCATTTCGCGATAGGAAGCGGGAAGTCCACGGTCGCCCATCAAATAAGTAACTTGATGAAGTGATTCTGGTGAATGTGACCAGAAGTCCCATTGCATTTTTTGCGAACGGCGATTTGTTTTAGGGTCACGTTTTTGTGAATGAATAAAATCAGGGAATTTCAGTGGATCATGAACGAAAAAAACCGGTGTATTATTGCCAACAATATCGTAGTTTCCTTCTTGAGTATAAAATTTGGCTGAGAATCCTCTAACATCACGGTAAGTGTCAGGATAGCCTTTTTCACCAGCCACTTGAGAAAATCTCATTAGGATGGGTGTTTCTTTGCCAACGCCATTGAATAGGTCGGCCTTAGTATATTTGCTCATGTCGTTTTCTAAGACAAATACACCTTTAGCACCAGCACCTTTAGCATGAACGACTCTTTCAGGGATTCGTTCACGGTCAAAGTGAGCTAATTTTTCCAATAAATCGTAGTCTTGCATTAAGACTGGTCCACGTGCACCAGCTGTTTGAGAATTTTGGTTGTCTGCCCAAGGTTGTCCAGTTGCAGTAGTCAATTTTTTACTCATATATACATACCTTCTTCTACAAAATGATTTATTATCTGATAATTGAAAATTGGTACATCTATATCATTAGGTTATTTGGGGAAATAGTCAACGTATCTGCCTAAAAAAAAACTGCTGAAAAAATTTCAGCAGTTTGATCAATATTAAAAGATTGTGGGTACGAGTCCACCGTCTAAGCGTAAGGCTTCACCAGAGAATGAAGATGCATCTGGGCTAGCGACAAATGCAACGAAACGTCCAATTTCTTCTGGGCGGATCAAACGTTGAATCTGTGAACGAGAACGATGATTCTTCATAAAGTCAGCTTCCCATTGATCCTTTGGTATATCGCTATCTTTGTACATTTCATCGATCATGTCTTGAACGCCTTCAGTTAGAGTTGAACCAGGCATGACTGTGTTAACAGTCACATGAGTTGCGACAGTCAACTTAGATAAGCTTTTTGCCAATGATAAGTTCATTGATTTTGTCATACTGTATTGTGGCATTTCACCTGATGGCATCACAGCTTCTTCGCTAGCAATAAAGATGATTCTTCCAAAATCATCAGCTAACATTTTGGGAAGATAAAATTTTGCCAAGGCGTTTCCAGATAAAACATTTACCTTGAAAAATTTCTCCCAGATATCGTCATCGATGTCCCAATATTCCATTGGTTGAAAAATCCCCATGTTGTTAACTAGGATATCTACTTTGGGAAAATCATTAAATAATTTTTTACGACCAGCTTCTTTGGAAATATCAGCAGCTGCTGCTTGTGGGTTAGTGTTAGGGAACTTGGCTTTGATCTCAGCAACGACCTTGTCGACATCCTCTTGTTTACGACCATTAATGATCACGTCGGAACCTTCTTGCGCCATTTGTATGGCGATAGCTTTACCAATTCCTTTAGTAGAACCAGTTATCAGAGCTAATTTATGAGTTAAATGTAAATCCATTTTGAACCTCCCAAAAATTAATTATTATCTTAACTATATACCCGGCGTGATTAAAAAAATAGTAGGCACTTTTAGGTGCGTATTGGAATTTGGTTAAAAAAATCAAAATTTATTATGATATTTTCTTGTAAAATAAATTATCACCTGATAATCAACCTCAATCCGGTTGTGTAATATGTAACTAGTCATATAATTATAATTGTAATTGGAAGAAGGGGGGAGAAAATGAAAATTACGAAAAGAATAATTAGTATTGCAATTGCTATATTTGGTCTTTTCATATTGGTCACGACTGCTAAGTCTAATACTGCTTGTGCGGCAACTAACTACACTAGTAGCGATATGATAACCAGTGGATCGATCATTGACCAGGATAAGACTTATAGCATGAACAGTACTGTCGGCATTCAATACGAATACGATACGACGGGATTAGATCTTCAAAATGGCGATACATTGACTATTGATGTTCCAGAGCCTTTGAAAGTATCCAATCCTGGCGAATCGTTTAATATCACTG from Companilactobacillus sp. includes these protein-coding regions:
- a CDS encoding SDR family NAD(P)-dependent oxidoreductase, encoding MDLHLTHKLALITGSTKGIGKAIAIQMAQEGSDVIINGRKQEDVDKVVAEIKAKFPNTNPQAAAADISKEAGRKKLFNDFPKVDILVNNMGIFQPMEYWDIDDDIWEKFFKVNVLSGNALAKFYLPKMLADDFGRIIFIASEEAVMPSGEMPQYSMTKSMNLSLAKSLSKLTVATHVTVNTVMPGSTLTEGVQDMIDEMYKDSDIPKDQWEADFMKNHRSRSQIQRLIRPEEIGRFVAFVASPDASSFSGEALRLDGGLVPTIF
- a CDS encoding NAD(P)H-hydrate dehydratase, whose protein sequence is MQKIDKSILTQVIKPRDPISYKGNFGKILIIAGSTHFGGAAIMSASAAVYAGAGLVTVATVPEKFAAINSRLPEAMTIDYSNLMDTLDSIKQSDVIVIGPGLGTSSTANSLVQLVIDHTNQSQTIIFDASALTLIAEQNIDISKISANVVLTPHQGEWNRLSDLTIKDQTPENNQRMLHSLAPNALLIIKKHLSEIYYEGSISQITAGNAGMATGGMGDTLTGIIAAFVGQFDFSQDTVEAALFLHSYVADKLFKKNYVILPEQLIQELPKTMQKIATK
- a CDS encoding GNAT family N-acetyltransferase, with product MIKQLTKPTSAELNRISNIWLTSNIEAHDFIPRSYWEKNYPMVLQQLAEADIITAYDNDNIVGFMGLDKNYIEGIFVESNHLHQGFGKSLIEHAKATHSVLNLSVYGKNQSAIEFYLAQGFTKSSDGIDSNTGEPEIQMVWQKNQFNE
- a CDS encoding catalase, which codes for MSKKLTTATGQPWADNQNSQTAGARGPVLMQDYDLLEKLAHFDRERIPERVVHAKGAGAKGVFVLENDMSKYTKADLFNGVGKETPILMRFSQVAGEKGYPDTYRDVRGFSAKFYTQEGNYDIVGNNTPVFFVHDPLKFPDFIHSQKRDPKTNRRSQKMQWDFWSHSPESLHQVTYLMGDRGLPASYREMNGYGSHTFKWVNKDGEQFWIKYHLISDQGVKNMSNEAAAQMSSEDTDFLQNDLFDAIEQKNYPSWTMYVQILPYAEGLTYKWDIFDVTKVVSHKDYPLIKVGKLTLNENPTNNFTDIEEAAFSPANFVPGIEPSPDKLLQGRLFSYKDTQRYRLGVNFEDLPVNRPLNEVHNYERDGYMKADNQGSEGNYEPNSFDGPKEDHTASVAPVQAEGIIGNQPYSYKVDNTTQAGDLYRLFSDDEKERLIGNVASGLTAANSDEITKLEITQMYGADKDYGTGVAKAMGLNIDDIVSDK
- a CDS encoding type 1 glutamine amidotransferase domain-containing protein, coding for MKKILVVLTNYAQYGKRKEATGLWLGEATEFVREVNKAGFDVDYVSPNGGYVPIDPRSIKYASTEDLEMYNSEDFRTFALARSMKANEIKSANYCAIYFTGGHGVMWDFPHNEILHKISLDIFNNEGYLTSVCHGISALLYMKDWNDEWMIKGKHITGFTNSEEILSGKRNRVPFLNENIAKEHGAIFEKKRAYSEYAIQDGQFITGQNPFSPKAVAKILVKNLKKK